gatttgtttttgtcaacaaattgcagtgtgaacaatacagtcaaacaatattgctgtacaaatccagtccaatttcttgctatcagtctcccacatacagtgatgtgtagctgtgttacatgtaagtttgtatgtgtgtaacatgtatttaccacagaatgtgcagcgttcttgaaatcaaaagcttagctagtttccatcagaatataatctacactgactgtgacttatagttgcactgacaacatgactaagtattttgactgccttgttcataggcaatggtaTAGGCCtactagatactctgatggcactgacaaattgactgacctaaaaattagcttttgaggcaaaaacaaagaattttgagtgaagttgAGGTGTATTTTTCTTCTttagcaatgctgtgatgatgaatgaagaagtctccgccgacactgtcttagttgtcaataataagtttattgtaaaaaaaagatcagcatcaaatcaagcacctaggtcttgcttgagagaggtctcgggcCAATTGTGAATCTCCTCTCTCGAACACTGCATGTCCACTCATATTTATACACAAGTTAAACAAAGAAGTCGTAGAGTCCCTCACATCATATATATTGATAAAGGAAGACGAGTAGGGTGAGAAGGGCCTCAATACTTAGTCTAAACAGAGACAGGAAAAGGGCCCaccagacctttgacccctggACTAGGGCCCCTTTTCACCTAAACCAAACCCATATGTAAACCACATTCTTCAACCTCTTTGTCCTGCTCAACTGAACATAAGCAAGAAGAGAAATTAATTTTAGACCAGTTAGTTTAAACTTAAACACTACATAATGTATTACATAGGCACAGACACTACaaagtatctgcttttgcaggtatttcattgagttttgctgtttgcactgttttgagaaatgcactagttgtgatgccaatgtaaatcatgatgtgagaaatgaaccaaatcgactgagaaaaactgtaaatatgCTCAGAAATCGCGCCAGTACTCGAACCACTTCCTGAACCGGCGAGGCTTCACACGTCATCCGTGACGTCACTTGTTCTTAAAGAAGCAAGCCTCGACACGCGCTTCACGAAAGGTTTTCTCGGCACACGCTCCGAAGCCTCGGCACAGTACGACCCATCACTATTAAAAAGATTGAGTATTAatctttttacacgagtattgcTCAAAATCATTACcagcgttggtatcgatatttggatcgatccgcccacctctacctaccatcaccatcggacattacagaccacaagtttccttattctcaatatcagcatcgggcgtttagtggaattgcgcctattgtctcctgtttggaagtgttggactactggttgaCCTGTAAGTACTTAACTTAGTAATACGTACCACTAACACCTTTTAACCAAATCTTAACCAGACTATTTTGTTCGTTCCGTTACCTCACGGTTGAATCTCGTGTCTTGGCAAAGTGGAAAATTCAACGTGTTAAActgtttttataatggatgttCTAGCGCTAACTAACCCAGCCAGATAACGTAGCTACTTATTTGATACTATATGAATATTGGTtattttgtttagtagctcagtggttcctGTAACAAAGATAAAAGCTTATATGCTAGTTATATTGTACGGTTTTATTACAGTAGCTTTATTGTACGATTTAATTGAGTTTATGCTATTATAGTGGATGTATTGTAATGTTAcatacatttgatttagtttggttattCATTGAAGTATTTTTACGTTTAGGTGAAatcatatagatagatatatacggGTGTACTTTTCCTAAGCACAATAACAACATTTGGGAGAAGCTTTGACGCCCCCTCAGGAACTCCTTTAGAAAATGTTTAATGTGTCTCCCCACCcctgcattgaaatgtaatttacTCCCTTCTGATTATTTTCCCATTGTTTCGGTTTCTCTATTTGTAAGTATCCATCGCACAATAGAAAATGATCTCTAAAGGAATCTAGTCTTGTAAATAGTCACCCTGCAAGATCCCTTGTCTTTTTCAAATCAGTATTCTTACCATTTATCTACGTTTCAGAGCAAATGTTAATGTTGTCACCTGtaagaaaaaataaatttaaaggTGAACAACTTAATGTTTTTCAGGGAGACTGTGGGAGAGCAGatgtaaggaggcctcagtggccttgaggagaacagaaggggcctattcagtgcaggatgtgaggcaagcagtttttagataaccaggcagaCAAGGAGAGAGGAGCAGGTGGGTTTCATGGAGATCAGCCAgaattggggagttatcgaaacttagagAAGAATCAAAACTTAGAAGGGGTATGAAAGAGGGGACACCGCCCAGCACAGGAGGCTtcttcgcttggacactgctgagatccttTTGGGTTatgtagattcctaggcaactagcaccagtgcactgaagtgtTTGTACCACGTGTATTTTGACTCCTTTATACTCatttatattccatataaattgatctaaaagaacttttggtgaAGACTTTTCTTGGgtcactcagtcaaaaccagttggttcatcggggcggtgttggggcccacCTGGGTCCTGAGAAGAAATCCCAACACACCCTGAGTGCATGTAGTCTTGGCAAAGGTTGTAGTGATCTGTGGGATCGGCATTTGAGTTTTCAACCCTCTGTCATCTTCTCCGGTTGTTTATACATTGTTATTTATCAGTGACAGCCAATATGAGATAAAATATCCATTTTACTAAAAAAGGCATGCCATTTAATAAGAAATGACATGGAGATCTATGTTGAGGAAGAGTTTGAATAAAGTAGATGTGTTAGATCTACATCACATGTGcatgttttactttttatgtcatttttaataaatgtgaagtgtggaaacttaaaattattttattctaaTCATTTTCAGTTCTACGGAAATGTTGAAGTTGTCTTAACAGTGAGAGATTTGAGATcttctgaagaggtgagttataTTTTAAACCTGCGACTGATACATTTCTCAGTAAAATCCAGATAAATAAGCAACAGTTTAAAGCAGACACACAGCCTACAGGTAACCTGTAGGCCCAATTGTACCTTTTGGATTTGGATACATATTGCTGCCTTGTTTGTTTTGGGTGTTTTCGGGTCTTTGAACAGGCTCCTTAGAATGAATGTCTTTAGCATTATGCAGACCCCAAATGGTTCTTTATCATGATTGCTTCATCTCACAATGAATTTGCAATGTCTTTTTCCTCTAGGAATTAATGCTGTCCACTTTCCTAAACACGTAAACAttacctacataaacacatttatctgtgaggagtatgtcagactgctgaaatcagtaaacatggaaaaggagaaaagctacaaaaaaaaaaagaaagagtgtagaaagagttttactaaacacagtcatctccagcaacaccagcgcgTTCACACAGGacagaagccatatcactgctcagagtgtgggaagagttttactatacagagaagtcttcaactgcaccagcgcattcacacaggagagaagccatatcactgctcagagtgtgggaagagttttattcaacagagtaatctcaacgcacaccagcgcattcacacaggagagaagccatatcactgctccgaatgtgggaagagttttactatacagagaagtcttcaactgcaccagcgcattcacacaggagagaagccgtatcactgctcagagtgttggaagagttttactactcAGGGAAATCTTCaacggcaccagcgcattcacacaggagagaaaccacatcactgctcagagtgtgggaagagttttattcaacagagtaatctcaccgcacaccagcacattcacacaggagagaagccatatcattgctcagagtgtgggaagagttttactatacagagaagtcttcaactgcaccagcgcattcacacaggagagaagccgtatcactgctcagagtgtgggaagagttttactagacagagaagtcttcaactgcaccagcgtattcacacaggagagaagccatatcactgctcagagtgtgggaagagttttactagacagagaagtcttcaactgcaccagcgtattcacacaggagagaagccacatcactgctcagagtgtgggaagagttttactagacagggtagtcttcaactgcaccagcgcattcacacaggagagaagccatatcactgctcagagtgtgggaagagttttactatacAGAGAactcttcaactgcaccagcgtattcacacaggagagaagccacatcactgctcggagtgtgggaagagttttactagacagggaagtcttcaactgcaccagcgcattcacacaggagagaagccatatcactgctcggagtgtgggaagagttttactagacagggaagtcttcaactgcaccagcgcattcacacaggagagaagccatatcactgctcagagtgtgggaagagttttactatacagagaagtcttcaactgcaccagcgtattcacacaggagagaagccacatcactgctcggagtgtgggaagagttttactatacagagaagtcttcaactgcaccagcgtattcacacaggagagaagccatatcactgctcagagtgtgggaagagttttattcaACAGTGTCATCTCCAcgcacaccagcgcattcacacaggagagaagccatatcactgctcagagtgtgggaagagttttattcaacagagtcatctccacgcacaccagcgcattcacacaggagagaagccatatcactgctcagagtgtgggaagagttttactatacagagaagtcttcaactgcaccagcgcattcacacaggaatgAAGCCATAACACTGCTCAGTGTGGGGAAGTCTGATGCTTCTAGCTATAGTTCTAGGTAACTGTACATTTTCTGTATTGCATTAATACTGCACTGCATTAGTACAGAATGAAGCATGTTGGACAGTCTACATGTGATCTGCAGTAAACAGTAGTGGGAGACTCTGAGCACAGACGTTTGAACCTTTCCTCGTCAGTCATGAATGATTTTTGTTTCTTTATGTTTTCACTCTTCATGGCCAGCAGGCTAACTTGAGTATTCAAATGCATCAGTGTCCCTGCTTGGTTAAGACTGATGTCAGTTTGTTAGTGTAAATGGATCAGCACATAAGATATAGTAGTTGGTAATTGGAACATGACAAATGTTACCGGATAATAATACAGAGGTGAATATATGAAAAACCACATATACAAATATGCCCCATACCCCCAAAAATGTTTTGGTACCTCTGGGGATTCTAGGGGTGCCACCAGGGGCACATGAGCCGTAACAGGTCCTACTGAGCACTGTATTGCTGTAGACACTTGTTAGCAGGTCGGGGCTGCATTGTATAGCCGCAGACACTCGTCGGCTGGCCTTTGGTGGACACTGTACCACAACAGATTTGGAGCAGCAAACTGTAGGCTCGTACTGAACAGCCATATTAATGTCCTGCTGCTTTGTCCTTGTAGCAGGTCTCTTAGTAGTTGGGGCTGTGGTAACCTTCTTGGGTACTGGTGCCTGTGCTGAGACTTCCTCTCTGAGTGCTCTAGGTGGAAAATGAACTACCTCGGGagcagagaatgcaccaagTTCAAAATCATCAACAGTGGATCCACTCTTGCCAAATCATGCTCTAAGAAGTTCAAAAATCCCATCGAGGGTGTTCATTTCCTCTCTCGGCTGAGACAAGgccaaaaaaactaaaatcTGGAGAATGAACCTCTCCTAATTATCCTCCTCATTGAACTCGTGGGAGGGACAAATCGAAGAGGGTAGCTCAAACGGTTCACCATCCTTAATCTGTTTAATCAAGTCCTCACACAAGATACACATTGGAAGATAACCGTAATCCTCTTCCTGATAATGTCTCAGCTTGTAAGGCTCCCTCACTGTCCTTTAATGGTGGATTATTCTGTGACAGGTCGCGCCGTCCAGTGCTACGCATACAACCTGCAGCCTTCGCCTCGCTACGTGGGAAACGTCTGCTCTTCACTGGACCTGCTATACGTGCCTGGAAGCCTTACTTACCTTCGTCTGCTTAAGTATTCTGTTGTCTTTCTTCTGCCAAGTGGCCTGAGTATTTTTGTTACCTTCATGGATAATAAAGCCTTTTGCTCGCAGCCTCATCCTCCTGCTGTCTCTACCCCCGCGTCACACTTTCACAATAAGTTTCACTATAATATGCACCATCACCTTACAATAACCCACAAAGACTGAACACCAATGTTTAAATACCAGATCTAAATTACAAATGAGACACAGCTGAAGAGGAAGTAACACGGGGCGTGACTGAACAGACTAAAAAGTGATACATGATTGACAGGGAGGCGGGGCTCGACATGACACCTTCCTTAGAATCTCAGCATCACCTCTATTCCATGACCTACAGAAAGCATGGACTACACTTGCTTGTAAAGTAAACATACAAGTTAATGTGTGTTTTGGATTCCTGTAAAAATATTAGGCCTGAaatttcaatgtatttttaatatGTGACTAAAGCTGATGTGAAATATGCATAAGTGTTTTAACTGGGACTCCATGGAAACCATGGTGGTGTTTTTGACTCTTCGGAACGTCTGTAAATGCTCTATTGACAGATTAAAAGCAATACTACACAAACAGaccttgtttgtgtgtttagttTTAAGTGTTTAGTTTTTTCTTTAGTTTGTTACACTTGCATCATGCTTGAATGTCTTTGCATTTATATAGTATGAATTACACTGTATTGTGAATGCATTATGATACTTCCCCTGGCTATGTCTCCATTTGCCTGCATTGAGTTTGATCTATTTAAGAAACTGGTCAAATGTTGGATGAGTACAAATCAGCACACCAGGACGATGTACTTTATTGCTTTTCTGAGTGAGAATAATACTGCAAACTTGATggaaaaaatgctgaaataaccaaacagatctgacacacacacacttcctccacaaATATCAGTCAGTTGGGGAAAGAGGAACAGGGATGTCCACTCTCTTCCAGGGTCTTGCTGGGTGTCCCATATGAAGACAGAATTTGATGGGAGATCACAGagatgaaagaaaacaaaactgagTCTCAGACATGAAGAATCCAAATGTTTATCTGAAGTGACAAACCCAGATGTGTATCATCACTATGTTGCTGAAACAGTGTGTTCACACCAGAGAGGCAGTGAAAGCTTACTGCAATTTGGATGCTTATAATTACTTTCTCAGTGGAAAAGTTGGGAATATTTGTTCCTATAGTGCAGAGGGCATCAGAATTGTATATGGTGAAGTTGGAGCAACCTGCCATACATGTCACTATTTCTAAAACGTACTGCACATGTTTTTTAGTAAGGAGTTGGGGGGTTGTTTTGTTAAACTCTATATTTaatcatatattatatataatcatatatataaTCTATAATATATATAGTCATATATTTTCTATGGTTTAAACATTTATTCTACTTATTAGAAACAAATGTCGATTAAAAAAGACTTCACACTCATTTTAGGTGTGCTTGAGCAACCCTAAAAAGGGTCCAGACATGGTGT
The genomic region above belongs to Brachyhypopomus gauderio isolate BG-103 chromosome 3, BGAUD_0.2, whole genome shotgun sequence and contains:
- the LOC143509711 gene encoding uncharacterized protein LOC143509711; protein product: MEKEKSYKKKKKECRKSFTKHSHLQQHQRVHTGQKPYHCSECGKSFTIQRSLQLHQRIHTGEKPYHCSECGKSFIQQSNLNAHQRIHTGEKPYHCSECGKSFTIQRSLQLHQRIHTGEKPYHCSECWKSFTTQGNLQRHQRIHTGEKPHHCSECGKSFIQQSNLTAHQHIHTGEKPYHCSECGKSFTIQRSLQLHQRIHTGEKPYHCSECGKSFTRQRSLQLHQRIHTGEKPYHCSECGKSFTRQRSLQLHQRIHTGEKPHHCSECGKSFTRQGSLQLHQRIHTGEKPYHCSECGKSFTIQRTLQLHQRIHTGEKPHHCSECGKSFTRQGSLQLHQRIHTGEKPYHCSECGKSFTRQGSLQLHQRIHTGEKPYHCSECGKSFTIQRSLQLHQRIHTGEKPHHCSECGKSFTIQRSLQLHQRIHTGEKPYHCSECGKSFIQQCHLHAHQRIHTGEKPYHCSECGKSFIQQSHLHAHQRIHTGEKPYHCSECGKSFTIQRSLQLHQRIHTGMKP